Proteins encoded in a region of the Streptomyces sp. NBC_00258 genome:
- a CDS encoding DUF3492 domain-containing protein, whose protein sequence is MRIGLLTEGGYPYVSGDARLWCDRLVRGLGQHEFDIYALSRSEQQEDEGWIELPPQVSRVRTAPVWTADDDGVGYGRRARRRFAECYEELAAAVCAGDAPVGSAAFGGSVASAGTAATAGSVGTAEGGGAVGGASEGASAGVADRFGSALYGLAELARDEGGLVGALRSETAVRALERACRAPGALRAARGARVPDLLTVAAQVERTLRPLSLDWYEDDGLGSVDLCHATSGGAAALPGLLARHFTGVPLLVTEYGVQLRAHYLGAREDLEGRAASSSARALLAAFHGRLAAEAYRQAEIVTPGNTHARRWQERCGADRAKIRTVYPGMEASRFSDVGESAEAADAYTLVWVGRIEPAKDLISLLHAFAEIRKDEPKTRLRIVGAPAEGLEGATYLAHCKALAAQLFPDEADGVHTVGDNPVSFEEIGGPEVPTLPEAYEAGAVVVLSSVVEGFPISLVEAMFCGRATVSTDVGAVVEVIGGTGLVVPPRNPRALAEACVSLLRDPERRARLGAAARARALELFTVEQNITAFHGIYLEIVSRCPVRRVVVDASGEPLPFAIPAEVHVPGRWAEAGTRLVAGRPGPGWAAGPPVRGLPLGSASGAASSGEPVPAGEGAW, encoded by the coding sequence GTGCGCATCGGACTGCTTACGGAGGGTGGCTATCCGTATGTGAGCGGTGACGCCAGGCTCTGGTGCGACCGGCTCGTGCGCGGGCTCGGGCAGCACGAGTTCGACATCTACGCGCTCAGCCGCAGCGAGCAACAGGAGGACGAGGGCTGGATCGAGCTCCCGCCCCAGGTCAGCCGCGTACGCACCGCCCCGGTGTGGACCGCCGACGACGACGGTGTCGGATACGGGCGACGGGCGCGGCGGCGGTTCGCCGAGTGCTACGAAGAGCTGGCGGCGGCCGTGTGCGCCGGGGACGCGCCTGTGGGATCCGCCGCGTTCGGGGGATCTGTCGCGTCGGCCGGGACTGCGGCGACAGCCGGATCCGTTGGAACGGCTGAGGGCGGAGGAGCAGTCGGGGGTGCTTCCGAGGGCGCTTCCGCGGGTGTGGCGGACCGTTTCGGCAGTGCGCTGTACGGGCTTGCGGAACTCGCCCGGGACGAGGGCGGACTGGTCGGCGCCCTGCGCTCCGAGACCGCTGTGCGCGCCCTGGAGCGCGCCTGCCGCGCGCCCGGCGCACTTCGTGCCGCACGGGGCGCACGCGTTCCGGATCTGCTCACCGTCGCCGCCCAGGTGGAGCGCACGCTGAGACCGCTGTCCCTCGACTGGTACGAGGACGACGGGCTCGGCTCGGTCGACCTGTGCCACGCCACGTCCGGCGGCGCGGCGGCCCTGCCCGGTCTCCTGGCGAGGCACTTCACGGGCGTGCCCCTGCTCGTCACCGAGTACGGCGTGCAGCTGCGGGCGCACTATCTGGGCGCGCGGGAGGATCTGGAGGGCCGTGCGGCCTCGTCCTCCGCGCGGGCGCTGCTCGCCGCGTTCCACGGCCGGCTCGCCGCCGAGGCGTACCGGCAGGCCGAGATCGTCACGCCCGGCAACACGCACGCCCGCCGCTGGCAGGAGCGCTGCGGCGCCGACCGTGCCAAGATCCGTACGGTCTATCCCGGCATGGAGGCGTCCCGCTTCTCGGACGTGGGCGAGAGTGCCGAGGCCGCCGACGCGTACACCCTGGTGTGGGTCGGGCGCATCGAGCCTGCCAAGGACCTGATCTCGCTGCTGCACGCCTTCGCGGAGATCCGCAAGGACGAGCCGAAGACGCGGTTGCGCATCGTCGGCGCACCGGCCGAGGGGCTGGAGGGCGCGACCTATCTGGCGCACTGCAAGGCACTGGCCGCGCAGCTCTTCCCCGACGAGGCCGACGGCGTGCACACCGTCGGCGACAACCCCGTCTCCTTCGAGGAGATCGGCGGACCGGAGGTGCCGACCCTCCCGGAGGCGTACGAGGCGGGCGCCGTCGTCGTCCTGTCCAGCGTCGTCGAGGGCTTCCCGATCAGCCTCGTCGAGGCGATGTTCTGCGGACGCGCCACCGTGTCCACCGACGTCGGCGCGGTCGTGGAGGTCATCGGCGGTACGGGTCTCGTGGTGCCGCCGCGCAATCCGCGGGCGCTCGCCGAGGCGTGCGTCTCCCTGCTGCGCGACCCGGAGCGCCGTGCGCGCCTCGGCGCGGCGGCACGCGCGCGTGCGCTCGAACTGTTCACCGTCGAGCAGAACATCACGGCATTTCACGGCATTTACCTGGAGATCGTCTCGCGCTGTCCGGTCCGGCGGGTCGTCGTCGACGCCTCGGGCGAACCCCTGCCGTTCGCCATACCGGCCGAGGTCCATGTGCCGGGGCGGTGGGCCGAGGCCGGCACACGGCTGGTCGCGGGCAGACCCGGGCCCGGATGGGCGGCGGGACCGCCGGTCCGGGGCCTCCCACTCGGGTCCGCCTCGGGAGCCGCTTCCTCCGGCGAGCCCGTGCCCGCGGGGGAGGGGGCGTGGTGA